Proteins encoded in a region of the Sugiyamaella lignohabitans strain CBS 10342 chromosome B, complete sequence genome:
- the RET3 gene encoding Ret3p (Zeta subunit of the coatomer complex (COPI); COPI coats Golgi-derived transport vesicles; involved in retrograde transport between Golgi and ER; GO_component: GO:0030126 - COPI vesicle coat [Evidence IMP,ISS] [PMID 8617224]; GO_component: GO:0030663 - COPI-coated vesicle membrane [Evidence IEA]; GO_component: GO:0005794 - Golgi apparatus [Evidence IEA]; GO_component: GO:0000139 - Golgi membrane [Evidence IEA]; GO_component: GO:0005737 - cytoplasm [Evidence IEA,IEA]; GO_component: GO:0031410 - cytoplasmic vesicle [Evidence IEA]; GO_component: GO:0016020 - membrane [Evidence IEA]; GO_function: GO:0003674 - molecular_function [Evidence ND]; GO_process: GO:0015031 - protein transport [Evidence IEA]; GO_process: GO:0006890 - retrograde vesicle-mediated transport, Golgi to ER [Evidence IMP] [PMID 8617224]; GO_process: GO:0006810 - transport [Evidence IEA,IEA]; GO_process: GO:0016192 - vesicle-mediated transport [Evidence IEA]): MPSPDISLYSVEAVLILDNDGKRLFAKYYQPPYADSNAAVTDNKLATSVKDQTAFEKGLFAKTNKQNADVILYDSKVIVYKQIVDISLYIVGGMEENEAMLYQVVLGLRDALDILLKHSADKRTVLENYDLVSLAVDETIDSGIILEVDPVIIASRVSKAPTNEPSINNIDLSEQGLLNVYQFARGKLSEKLRQQFQ, from the coding sequence ATGCCCTCTCCAGATATCAGTCTCTACTCTGTTGAAGCAGTTTTAATATTAGACAATGATGGCAAGCGATTGTTTGCCAAGTACTACCAACCACCCTACGCCGACTCTAATGCCGCAGTGACAGACAACAAGCTAGCAACATCAGTCAAAGACCAGACTGCATTTGAAAAGGGTCTCTTCGCCAAGACTAATAAACAGAATGCTGATGTCATTCTTTATGATTCAAAAGTCATTGTTTATAAACAAATTGTCGATATTTCACTATACATTGTTGGAGGCATGGAAGAGAACGAAGCCATGTTATACCAAGTTGTGCTCGGTCTGCGCGATGCTCTTGATATCTTACTGAAACATTCTGCTGACAAGCGTACTGTGCTAGAAAACTATGACCTGGTGTCACTCGCTGTTGACGAAACCATTGATTCTGGCATCATTCTCGAGGTCGACCCAGTCATTATTGCATCCCGTGTATCAAAGGCCCCCACGAATGAGCCATCCATCAACAACATTGATCTTAGTGAGCAGGGTCTTCTGAATGTGTATCAATTTGCAAGAGGTAAACTCTCTGAGAAATTACGACAGCAATTTCAGTAG